In one window of Chitinophagales bacterium DNA:
- a CDS encoding long-chain fatty acid--CoA ligase, whose product MSFPNYRLFDVLQFQLEKFPKPDMLNAKENGQWRAYSTKEVNDIAIRFAAGLLKLGINGGDYSPEGAQKVALISANRPEWIFTDLAVQQTGAVLTPIYPTTNPLELQFILNEAEVKYVFAGDANLWDKVMSIKDHVPTLQQVYTFDKVEGAAHWSELLHLADAESLSQVAAISAQIPTSNLATIIYTSGTTGTPKGVMLTHENIVSNVFHSKESFPFEDRPDGKALSFLPLNHIFEKVITYIYLFSGISIYYAESLETIGDNLKEVKPMGFSTVPRLLEKVFEKIMTKGNELEGTKRKLFFWAVGLAEKYDNNVSGGMWYNVQLSMANKIIFNKWREALGGNIEFIITGGAACQEKLLRIFNGAQIPVYEGYGPTENSPVITVNRKTPGGCKYGSVGLPIVGQEVKIAEDGEILVKGPSVMKGYYKRPEITAETVIDGWLHTGDIGIWDEGKYLKITDRKKELFKTSGGKYVAPQPIENRLKESLFVEQVMVVGAERKFVGALIVPSFPTLREWMKEKQIQFTTPEAAINHPRILELYRELVESFNKFFNHVEQIKKFELLAHEWTVDTGELTPTLKLKRKVINEKYKASIERIYEGS is encoded by the coding sequence ATGAGTTTTCCCAATTATCGATTGTTTGATGTATTGCAGTTTCAGCTGGAGAAGTTTCCAAAACCAGATATGCTGAATGCAAAAGAGAACGGACAGTGGAGAGCGTATAGTACAAAGGAAGTGAATGATATCGCCATCAGGTTTGCGGCAGGTTTGCTGAAACTGGGTATCAATGGTGGAGATTATTCACCTGAAGGTGCGCAGAAAGTAGCACTGATTAGTGCCAACAGACCTGAATGGATTTTTACAGACCTGGCTGTGCAACAAACGGGTGCAGTACTCACGCCTATTTATCCAACCACCAATCCGCTGGAATTACAATTCATCCTGAATGAAGCAGAGGTGAAATATGTTTTTGCCGGCGATGCCAATTTGTGGGATAAAGTGATGAGCATCAAAGATCATGTGCCCACACTCCAACAGGTATATACATTCGATAAAGTAGAAGGTGCTGCACATTGGTCTGAATTATTACATCTGGCCGATGCAGAAAGCCTGTCTCAGGTAGCAGCTATCAGCGCGCAAATACCAACATCCAATCTTGCAACCATTATTTATACCTCAGGTACAACGGGTACACCCAAGGGTGTGATGTTAACGCATGAGAATATTGTAAGTAATGTCTTTCATTCAAAAGAAAGTTTTCCTTTTGAGGATAGGCCCGATGGTAAAGCACTGAGCTTTCTGCCACTGAACCACATTTTTGAAAAAGTGATTACTTATATCTATCTCTTTAGTGGTATCAGTATTTATTATGCAGAGAGTTTGGAGACCATTGGCGACAACCTGAAGGAAGTAAAGCCGATGGGCTTCTCCACTGTGCCGCGTTTGTTGGAGAAAGTGTTTGAAAAAATCATGACGAAGGGTAATGAGTTGGAAGGCACTAAAAGAAAATTATTTTTCTGGGCAGTTGGCTTAGCAGAAAAATATGACAACAATGTGAGTGGTGGCATGTGGTACAATGTGCAATTGTCCATGGCCAATAAAATCATCTTCAATAAGTGGCGCGAAGCATTGGGCGGCAATATTGAATTCATCATTACAGGTGGTGCTGCTTGTCAGGAAAAACTTTTACGCATTTTCAACGGCGCACAAATTCCAGTGTATGAAGGCTATGGTCCAACTGAAAATAGTCCGGTGATTACCGTAAACAGAAAAACACCCGGCGGTTGTAAGTATGGCTCTGTAGGTTTACCCATTGTTGGGCAGGAAGTGAAGATTGCTGAGGATGGTGAGATATTGGTGAAAGGTCCCAGTGTTATGAAGGGTTATTACAAGCGTCCCGAGATTACTGCTGAAACGGTGATCGATGGTTGGTTGCATACTGGCGATATTGGAATCTGGGATGAAGGCAAATACCTAAAGATCACAGATCGTAAGAAGGAATTGTTCAAGACCAGTGGCGGTAAATATGTGGCACCTCAGCCTATTGAAAACCGTTTGAAAGAAAGTCTTTTTGTAGAGCAAGTCATGGTGGTAGGTGCTGAAAGAAAATTCGTTGGTGCATTAATTGTACCTTCTTTTCCTACACTGCGTGAGTGGATGAAGGAAAAGCAAATTCAATTTACCACACCGGAAGCGGCCATCAATCATCCACGTATATTGGAACTCTACCGTGAGTTGGTAGAGAGCTTCAATAAGTTTTTCAACCATGTGGAACAGATCAAGAAGTTTGAATTGTTGGCTCATGAGTGGACGGTGGATACAGGCGAATTAACGCCCACCTTAAAGCTGAAGCGAAAAGTAATTAACGAAAAATACAAAGCCTCCATAGAGCGTATTTATGAAGGTTCTTAA
- a CDS encoding TAT-variant-translocated molybdopterin oxidoreductase: MEQQKYWSSFGELNQSDAYKKDVQDEFKEELPFEADDKGLLDAKTPRRDFLKYLGFSTAAAAVAASCEMPVKKAIPFANKPEGIVPGVANYYATTYVQDGDAVSVIAKVRDGRPIKLEGNDLSPLTKGGTSARVQAAVLDLYDGARLRFPTIDGKEVTMEAVDKAVADAMAGLNGAPVVLLTSTVVSPSSQEVINQFLAKYPGSRHVTYDAVSYTGMLLANEATYGKRAIPAYRFDKAKAIVSLAADFLGTWISPVEFAKQYATGKKLDEKNPSMSKHIHFESVPSVTGSNADEKFLHRPSETAAIAAALLSAVNGQAINIADAKLKAGIEKAAKTLNENKGAALVVAGSNDVNVQIIVNAINEAVGANGQTINWAAPVNYRKGVDADFAKLVDDLNAGSVGALVVYGANPAYSWYDADKFKAGLKKAKATISLNAKVDETTELCKYVIPDNHFLESWGDAEPQAGYYSFIQPTIYPLFKTRQWQDSLLKWSGATTDYLGFLKGYWSTKLGGESGWNKALQDGVISPAAETIGGASFNGAAVAGAVAAAGVKKAGKVEVVLYEKVGIGQGQGAANPWLQELPDPVTRATWDNYVIVSPAMAKTLLDIDLNDGGEADAYEVNPPKKVVKVTVGKTTVELPALIVPGTEANTIAIAVGYGRSEKLGKAVVGTGKNAYPLASFNGTAVQFVVADASIEATGEKYPVALTQTHFRYDTAQGNRTEVMKELSLAQFKKHPTEIRDEREKELKPWGGLEKFESQGTIYPVFDRPGVKWGMNVDLNTCTGCGACVVACNAENNVPIVGKPEVMRGHEMHWLRIDKYYSGDMDNPKVVFQPLMCQHCDNAPCENVCPVAATNHSSEGLNQMTYNRCIGTRYCANNCPFKVRRFNWADYTGADSFPDNQEGKVNDVVMMMNDDLTRMVLNPDVTVRSRGVIEKCSFCVQRLQEGKLKAKKESRPLTDSDVKVACQQACPTNAITFGNANSHESAITMVRMDNPNRQFYSLEMLHVLPNVSYLAKVRNTDEMAHEGHGAEKKEGAHA, encoded by the coding sequence ATGGAGCAACAAAAGTACTGGTCAAGTTTCGGAGAGCTGAATCAGTCAGATGCATATAAGAAAGATGTGCAGGACGAGTTCAAAGAAGAATTACCATTTGAAGCGGATGACAAAGGCCTGCTGGATGCAAAAACACCCCGCAGAGACTTCTTGAAATACCTCGGCTTCAGCACTGCTGCAGCTGCTGTTGCAGCAAGCTGCGAAATGCCTGTAAAGAAAGCCATTCCTTTCGCTAACAAGCCTGAAGGAATTGTGCCCGGTGTTGCGAATTACTACGCAACTACTTATGTACAGGATGGTGATGCAGTGAGTGTGATTGCCAAAGTACGTGATGGTCGCCCCATTAAATTAGAGGGTAACGATTTATCGCCTTTAACCAAAGGTGGTACTTCTGCCCGTGTACAAGCTGCTGTATTAGACCTGTACGATGGTGCACGTCTTCGTTTCCCTACCATTGATGGTAAGGAAGTAACAATGGAAGCTGTTGATAAAGCTGTTGCTGATGCAATGGCTGGTTTGAATGGCGCACCAGTTGTGTTGCTGACTAGTACAGTTGTATCTCCTTCTTCTCAGGAAGTGATTAATCAGTTCTTGGCAAAATATCCTGGCAGCCGTCATGTAACATACGATGCGGTTTCTTATACAGGTATGTTGCTGGCTAATGAAGCTACTTATGGTAAGCGTGCAATTCCTGCTTACCGGTTCGATAAAGCAAAAGCCATTGTAAGTCTGGCTGCTGATTTCCTTGGTACATGGATTAGTCCTGTTGAATTTGCAAAGCAATATGCAACAGGTAAGAAATTAGACGAGAAGAACCCAAGCATGAGCAAGCACATTCACTTTGAATCTGTGCCTTCTGTAACTGGTTCTAACGCTGATGAGAAATTCCTGCACCGTCCATCTGAAACAGCTGCAATTGCTGCGGCATTGTTATCAGCTGTAAATGGTCAGGCGATCAATATCGCTGATGCCAAGCTGAAAGCTGGTATCGAAAAAGCGGCTAAAACCCTGAACGAAAACAAAGGTGCTGCACTGGTAGTTGCCGGCAGCAATGATGTAAATGTTCAGATCATTGTAAACGCCATCAACGAAGCTGTTGGTGCAAACGGACAAACCATTAACTGGGCTGCTCCTGTTAATTACAGAAAAGGTGTGGATGCCGACTTCGCGAAGTTGGTAGACGACCTGAATGCTGGTAGCGTAGGTGCACTGGTGGTGTATGGTGCTAACCCTGCGTACAGCTGGTATGATGCAGACAAGTTCAAAGCTGGTCTGAAAAAAGCAAAAGCAACGATTTCATTGAACGCGAAAGTGGATGAAACCACTGAGCTGTGTAAATATGTGATTCCTGATAACCACTTCCTCGAGAGCTGGGGTGATGCTGAGCCTCAGGCTGGTTATTATTCTTTCATTCAGCCAACCATTTATCCGCTGTTCAAAACACGTCAGTGGCAGGATAGCTTGTTGAAGTGGTCTGGTGCTACTACAGATTATCTCGGTTTCCTGAAAGGTTACTGGAGCACCAAGCTGGGTGGCGAAAGCGGATGGAACAAAGCATTACAAGATGGTGTGATCAGCCCTGCTGCTGAAACCATTGGTGGTGCATCATTCAACGGTGCTGCTGTTGCAGGTGCTGTTGCAGCTGCCGGCGTGAAAAAAGCTGGTAAGGTAGAAGTAGTATTGTATGAAAAAGTAGGTATCGGTCAGGGTCAGGGTGCTGCTAACCCATGGTTGCAGGAATTACCAGATCCAGTGACACGCGCCACTTGGGATAACTATGTGATTGTTTCTCCTGCAATGGCGAAGACATTGCTGGATATTGATTTGAATGATGGTGGTGAAGCTGATGCTTATGAAGTGAATCCGCCTAAGAAAGTAGTGAAAGTTACTGTTGGTAAAACAACTGTTGAACTGCCTGCTTTGATTGTGCCTGGTACAGAAGCCAACACCATCGCTATTGCTGTTGGTTACGGCCGCAGCGAAAAGCTGGGTAAGGCTGTAGTAGGAACTGGTAAGAATGCTTATCCGTTAGCATCATTCAATGGCACAGCTGTTCAGTTTGTTGTTGCTGATGCTAGCATTGAAGCAACTGGTGAAAAATATCCGGTTGCGTTAACGCAAACACACTTCCGTTACGATACTGCACAAGGTAACCGTACTGAAGTGATGAAGGAACTGAGCTTAGCTCAATTCAAGAAGCACCCAACGGAAATCCGCGATGAGCGTGAAAAAGAACTGAAGCCTTGGGGTGGTTTGGAGAAGTTCGAATCTCAGGGTACGATCTATCCTGTTTTCGACAGACCAGGTGTGAAGTGGGGTATGAATGTTGACCTCAACACATGTACTGGTTGTGGTGCTTGCGTGGTTGCATGTAACGCAGAAAACAACGTACCTATCGTTGGTAAGCCTGAAGTAATGCGCGGCCATGAAATGCATTGGTTGCGTATTGATAAATATTACAGTGGTGATATGGATAACCCGAAAGTGGTATTCCAGCCGCTGATGTGTCAGCATTGCGACAACGCACCTTGCGAAAACGTTTGTCCGGTTGCTGCTACTAACCACAGCAGTGAAGGTTTGAACCAGATGACGTATAACCGTTGTATTGGTACACGTTACTGCGCTAACAACTGTCCGTTCAAAGTACGTCGTTTCAACTGGGCTGATTATACTGGTGCTGATAGCTTCCCAGATAATCAGGAAGGTAAAGTGAATGATGTGGTAATGATGATGAACGATGATCTTACCCGCATGGTACTGAACCCAGATGTTACTGTACGTAGCCGTGGTGTGATTGAAAAATGTTCTTTCTGCGTACAGCGTCTGCAGGAAGGTAAGCTGAAGGCGAAGAAAGAAAGCCGTCCGCTCACCGACAGCGATGTGAAAGTGGCTTGTCAGCAGGCTTGTCCTACTAACGCCATCACATTCGGTAACGCAAACAGCCATGAAAGTGCGATCACCATGGTACGCATGGATAATCCTAACCGTCAGTTCTATTCACTCGAAATGCTGCACGTTCTGCCTAACGTAAGTTACCTGGCTAAGGTGCGCAACACAGATGAAATGGCACATGAAGGTCATGGCGCAGAAAAGAAAGAAGGAGCACACGCTTAA
- the serC gene encoding 3-phosphoserine/phosphohydroxythreonine transaminase, with protein sequence MSQQKHNFNSGPSVLPQPVLEAAANAIHDFNGSGLSILEIGHRTPLFQEVLDEARNAVKQLMGLDDAYEVLFLHGGATTQFMQVPMNLLDANATAAYCDNGIWGNKALKEAKLFGKVDVVASSADQSHTYIPKDFSVDPAYAYLHITTNNTVEGTQWHQYPEVDVPLIGDMSSDIFSRPVDFKKFALIYAGAQKNMGAAGVNLVVVRKDVLGKTSRAIPTIMDYRKHIEAGSLMNTPPVFAVYVAMLTLRWIIQQGGLSVMAEHATAKSDLLYNTIDSLPLFSCKVRKEDRSQMNAVFFINDEVLQNKFLDECKANGMVGVKGYRTVGGLRVSMYNALSMQSVETICHLMKDFAQRHG encoded by the coding sequence ATGAGTCAGCAAAAACACAATTTCAATTCAGGTCCCTCTGTTTTACCGCAACCAGTACTGGAAGCAGCAGCAAATGCTATCCATGATTTCAATGGCAGTGGTTTATCCATTCTGGAAATCGGGCACCGCACACCATTGTTTCAAGAAGTGCTGGACGAAGCGCGCAATGCTGTAAAGCAATTAATGGGCTTGGATGATGCATATGAAGTATTGTTTTTACATGGTGGTGCTACTACGCAGTTCATGCAGGTACCGATGAATTTGCTGGATGCGAATGCAACAGCTGCTTATTGCGACAATGGCATTTGGGGTAATAAGGCTTTGAAAGAAGCCAAACTGTTTGGTAAGGTGGATGTGGTAGCTTCTTCCGCGGATCAGTCACATACTTATATACCCAAGGATTTCAGTGTTGATCCAGCTTATGCTTATCTGCATATCACTACCAATAATACTGTAGAAGGAACACAGTGGCACCAATACCCTGAAGTGGATGTGCCACTGATTGGTGATATGAGTAGTGATATTTTCAGCAGACCAGTTGATTTCAAAAAATTTGCACTCATTTATGCAGGTGCACAGAAGAATATGGGTGCAGCAGGTGTCAACCTCGTGGTAGTGAGAAAAGATGTATTGGGTAAAACCAGCCGAGCGATTCCTACCATTATGGATTATCGCAAGCATATCGAAGCAGGCTCACTGATGAATACGCCGCCTGTATTTGCTGTATATGTAGCCATGTTAACGCTGCGCTGGATTATTCAGCAAGGTGGTTTAAGTGTAATGGCTGAACATGCTACTGCAAAGTCGGATCTCTTATACAACACCATTGACAGCTTACCATTATTTAGTTGTAAAGTGCGTAAAGAAGACCGCAGTCAGATGAATGCTGTTTTCTTTATCAATGATGAAGTATTACAAAACAAGTTTCTGGATGAGTGTAAAGCCAATGGTATGGTGGGCGTAAAAGGTTACCGTACCGTAGGTGGTTTACGTGTAAGCATGTACAATGCACTGTCTATGCAGAGCGTAGAAACGATTTGTCATCTGATGAAAGATTTTGCACAGCGCCATGGCTAA
- a CDS encoding DUF1015 domain-containing protein produces MANIQPFKALRPHAPFAAQVASRPYDVLNSAEARVEAQGNPNSFLHITKSEIDLPEQTDIHSMPVYEKAKENLDAFIKRDILFREDKDCYYIYRLIMDGRSQTGLVCVSSVDDYNEDIIKKHEFTRPEKEQDRINHIKTTGAQTGNVFLAYRNVAEVDALIDKWMTARSPVYDFKADDGIQHTIWIISDSDVCKQITDLFVAKVPCTYIADGHHRAASAAKVRAALGNTATQSADYFLTTLFPASQLAILDYNRVVKDLNGLSKADLLERLSADFTVELNGSTAVKPAVLHEFGMYIDKEWYRLTAKPGVYRNDPIGVLDVTILQENILDPLLNIKDQRTDKRIDFVGGIRGLGELEKRVNSGDMQLAFSLYPVTIEQLFDIADSGNVMPPKSTWFEPKLRDGLLTHLIH; encoded by the coding sequence ATGGCAAATATCCAACCCTTCAAGGCCCTTCGTCCGCACGCACCTTTTGCTGCACAAGTGGCCAGCAGACCTTACGATGTATTGAATAGTGCAGAAGCACGTGTAGAAGCACAAGGCAATCCCAATTCTTTCCTGCATATCACCAAAAGTGAAATTGATCTGCCAGAGCAGACAGATATTCATAGCATGCCTGTGTATGAAAAGGCCAAAGAAAACCTGGATGCATTCATCAAGCGCGACATCCTGTTTCGGGAAGACAAAGACTGCTATTATATCTATCGCCTCATCATGGATGGTAGAAGCCAGACTGGTTTGGTTTGTGTAAGCAGTGTGGATGATTACAATGAAGACATCATTAAGAAGCACGAGTTTACACGTCCGGAAAAAGAGCAGGACAGAATCAATCATATCAAAACAACAGGTGCACAAACAGGTAATGTATTTCTGGCATATAGAAATGTGGCAGAAGTAGATGCACTCATTGATAAGTGGATGACTGCCCGTTCACCGGTTTATGATTTTAAAGCGGATGATGGTATTCAGCATACCATCTGGATCATCAGCGATAGCGATGTGTGTAAGCAGATCACCGATCTTTTTGTAGCTAAAGTGCCTTGTACCTATATCGCAGACGGCCACCACCGTGCCGCTTCAGCTGCTAAAGTGCGCGCTGCGCTGGGTAATACAGCAACACAATCAGCAGATTATTTTCTAACAACCTTATTCCCTGCCAGTCAGCTAGCTATTCTGGATTATAACCGTGTGGTGAAGGATTTGAATGGGTTAAGTAAAGCTGATTTATTAGAACGCTTATCGGCTGATTTCACCGTTGAATTGAATGGTAGTACCGCAGTAAAGCCTGCTGTACTGCATGAGTTTGGTATGTATATCGATAAAGAATGGTATCGCCTTACAGCAAAACCTGGTGTTTATCGAAACGATCCCATTGGTGTGTTGGATGTTACCATTCTGCAGGAAAACATTCTTGATCCATTGCTTAATATCAAAGACCAGCGTACGGATAAGCGTATTGATTTTGTAGGTGGAATCCGCGGTTTGGGTGAATTGGAAAAGCGCGTGAACAGTGGTGATATGCAGTTGGCATTCAGTCTCTATCCTGTTACCATTGAGCAATTGTTTGATATTGCCGATAGTGGTAATGTAATGCCACCGAAGAGTACTTGGTTTGAACCAAAGCTACGCGATGGTTTGTTAACTCACCTGATTCATTAA
- the purN gene encoding phosphoribosylglycinamide formyltransferase, whose translation MIKLAIFASGSGTNAQALVEHFRQTGSAEVSLILCNKADAYVLERAKNLGIPSLLIDKERFRNGDAHMSELKTAGIELIVLAGFLWKIPQALIEAYPQRIINIHPALLPKYGGKGMYGHHVHQAVIEAKEQESGITIHLVDEEYDHGRHLAQFTCPVLPDDTPDSLAARIHGLEHQHFPKVVEAYLQELA comes from the coding sequence ATGATCAAACTGGCCATTTTTGCTTCCGGATCAGGTACCAATGCACAGGCACTGGTGGAGCATTTCCGCCAAACAGGTTCTGCGGAGGTTTCCTTAATTCTATGCAATAAGGCCGATGCCTATGTATTGGAACGTGCGAAAAACCTAGGTATCCCCTCCTTATTAATTGATAAAGAACGGTTTAGAAACGGAGATGCCCATATGTCTGAGCTGAAAACAGCAGGCATTGAGCTAATTGTGCTGGCCGGATTTCTCTGGAAAATACCCCAGGCCCTGATAGAAGCCTATCCCCAGCGCATCATCAATATCCACCCTGCCCTACTCCCAAAATATGGCGGCAAGGGCATGTATGGCCACCATGTACACCAAGCTGTTATTGAGGCCAAAGAGCAGGAAAGCGGCATCACCATTCATTTAGTGGATGAAGAATACGACCATGGTCGCCACCTCGCCCAGTTCACCTGCCCCGTTTTACCCGATGACACGCCTGATAGCCTTGCAGCACGCATCCATGGTTTAGAGCACCAACATTTTCCTAAAGTGGTGGAAGCTTATTTACAGGAATTAGCCTAA
- a CDS encoding 2TM domain-containing protein, with product MQTPDNDKLWRIAKKRANFKKSAFAYVVVNIFLWTIYWITHGYEGFEFKASAWPIWVTLGWGIGIAFQYYEAYAGNQDDLVEREYEKLKQEKKDQSTSL from the coding sequence ATGCAAACTCCCGACAATGATAAACTCTGGCGTATCGCCAAGAAACGCGCCAACTTCAAGAAAAGCGCATTTGCCTATGTAGTGGTCAATATTTTTCTGTGGACCATTTACTGGATTACCCACGGGTATGAAGGCTTCGAGTTCAAAGCTTCTGCATGGCCCATCTGGGTAACGCTTGGTTGGGGTATTGGAATTGCCTTCCAGTATTACGAAGCCTATGCCGGTAATCAGGATGATCTGGTAGAAAGGGAGTATGAAAAACTGAAGCAGGAAAAGAAAGATCAATCAACATCACTATAA
- a CDS encoding DoxX family membrane protein, producing the protein MQTPREQASRLSAMSLLRISVGIVYLWFGALKFFDGLSPAEQLAMNTIHELTFGLIDNKVNLIMLAGWECIVGALLIIGKYIRPTLILLFLHMVCTFTPFIFFPKETFHYMPYGLTLVGQYIMKNIIIVAAGIVLWKTEREKEANQHFSEMALSRE; encoded by the coding sequence ATGCAGACACCCAGAGAACAAGCTTCCCGTTTATCCGCCATGTCATTACTGCGCATCAGTGTAGGTATTGTTTACCTGTGGTTTGGTGCATTGAAATTTTTTGATGGCTTGAGTCCGGCAGAGCAACTCGCCATGAATACCATTCATGAACTAACGTTTGGGTTGATTGATAATAAAGTAAACTTGATCATGCTGGCTGGTTGGGAATGTATTGTTGGGGCATTGCTGATTATTGGTAAATACATTCGTCCAACACTGATCCTACTGTTTTTGCATATGGTATGTACGTTCACACCTTTCATTTTCTTTCCCAAAGAAACTTTTCACTACATGCCTTACGGCCTAACACTAGTTGGGCAATACATCATGAAGAATATCATCATTGTAGCAGCGGGTATTGTGCTTTGGAAAACCGAAAGAGAGAAAGAAGCCAATCAGCATTTCAGCGAAATGGCTTTGTCGCGCGAATAA
- a CDS encoding c-type cytochrome: MTTFRRISRILLAGIFFLSISFANKVTAQDGKALFNANCASCHKMDKDLTGPALMGVHDRWNNDKLLALWIKNWNKAVASGDAYAVKIKDWSPSSMTVFEGTLSDAQIDAILGYIKAWKPEAKPTAAAAGAPAEEGDNTLLFGILTLILAVISFTLLQVNASLKKMADEKAGEPVVEPVPFWRNKAYIATLTVILFCVGGYLTSKGAMALGRSKDYTPTQPIFYSHKVHAGANQVNCLYCHGGAEQGKHANIPSVNVCMNCHKAINEYVKGPKLYDEEGNEVDGTAEIQKLYKYAGFDPANAAAWDPSKAKPIEWVKIHNLPDHVYFNHSQHVKAGKVACQTCHGEIQKMDEVKQFSDLSMGWCINCHRETKVQFKDNGFYSIYEKYHNDLKSGKIDSTKGITVEKIGGTECQKCHY, from the coding sequence ATGACAACGTTTAGAAGAATCTCACGCATCCTCCTAGCAGGTATTTTTTTCCTCAGTATTTCTTTTGCCAATAAGGTAACAGCCCAGGATGGCAAGGCATTGTTCAATGCGAACTGTGCTTCTTGTCATAAGATGGACAAGGACCTGACAGGTCCGGCCCTGATGGGTGTGCACGACCGTTGGAACAACGATAAGTTGTTGGCACTCTGGATCAAGAACTGGAACAAAGCCGTTGCTTCAGGTGATGCGTATGCAGTGAAGATCAAAGACTGGAGCCCAAGCTCTATGACTGTGTTTGAAGGAACCCTGAGTGATGCACAGATCGATGCTATCCTCGGTTATATCAAAGCCTGGAAGCCTGAGGCTAAGCCAACAGCTGCTGCTGCAGGTGCGCCTGCCGAAGAAGGTGATAACACCCTGCTCTTCGGTATCCTTACCCTGATTTTGGCCGTGATCTCTTTCACCTTGCTGCAAGTAAATGCCAGCCTGAAGAAAATGGCTGACGAGAAAGCAGGCGAGCCTGTTGTTGAGCCAGTACCGTTCTGGAGAAACAAAGCCTATATCGCTACCTTAACAGTAATCCTGTTCTGCGTTGGTGGTTACCTTACTTCTAAAGGTGCCATGGCACTGGGTCGTTCTAAAGACTACACACCTACACAACCTATCTTTTACTCACATAAAGTACACGCAGGAGCTAACCAAGTAAACTGTCTGTATTGCCATGGTGGTGCTGAGCAAGGCAAGCATGCCAACATTCCTTCTGTGAATGTGTGTATGAACTGTCACAAAGCCATCAATGAGTATGTAAAAGGACCTAAGCTCTATGATGAAGAAGGTAACGAGGTTGATGGTACTGCAGAAATTCAGAAATTATATAAATATGCTGGCTTCGATCCTGCCAATGCTGCTGCATGGGATCCTTCTAAGGCCAAGCCAATTGAATGGGTTAAGATTCACAACCTGCCTGATCACGTATACTTCAACCACAGTCAGCACGTAAAAGCTGGTAAAGTGGCTTGTCAAACCTGCCACGGTGAAATTCAGAAAATGGATGAAGTGAAGCAGTTCAGCGATCTGAGCATGGGCTGGTGTATCAACTGTCACCGCGAAACCAAAGTGCAGTTCAAAGACAATGGTTTCTATAGCATCTACGAGAAATACCACAATGATCTGAAGAGCGGAAAGATCGACAGCACCAAGGGTATTACTGTAGAGAAAATCGGTGGAACAGAGTGTCAGAAGTGTCACTATTAA